The Streptomyces sp. SS1-1 genome has a segment encoding these proteins:
- a CDS encoding RNA polymerase sigma factor, translated as MARGGEPRRALAHDGELGAAVARAQEGDEAAFAVAYRLVQPGLLGYLRGLVGGDAEDVASDAWLEIARDLGRFTGDGAGFRGWTATIARHRALDHLRRQRVRPRSSVLEQDVLDLPDPSGTHERAMESISTEQALRLIRGLPRDQAEAVLLRVVVGLDGPAAARVLGKRPGAVRTAAYRGLKRLAGQLGAAGVTDDGPGTLGEST; from the coding sequence TTGGCTCGAGGAGGGGAACCCCGGCGCGCGCTCGCGCACGACGGGGAACTGGGCGCGGCCGTCGCGCGGGCCCAGGAGGGCGACGAGGCCGCGTTCGCGGTCGCGTACCGGCTGGTGCAGCCGGGGCTGCTGGGATATCTGCGCGGTCTGGTCGGCGGCGACGCCGAGGACGTGGCGTCCGACGCCTGGCTGGAGATCGCCCGGGACCTCGGCCGGTTCACCGGTGACGGCGCCGGGTTCCGGGGCTGGACCGCGACGATCGCCCGGCACCGGGCACTGGACCATCTGCGCCGGCAGCGCGTACGGCCCCGGTCGTCCGTGCTGGAGCAGGACGTGCTGGACCTGCCCGACCCGTCCGGGACGCACGAGCGGGCGATGGAGTCGATCTCCACGGAACAGGCCCTGCGCCTGATCCGCGGACTGCCGAGGGACCAGGCCGAGGCGGTGCTCCTGCGCGTGGTCGTCGGACTCGACGGCCCCGCCGCGGCCCGCGTGCTCGGCAAGCGCCCGGGCGCGGTGCGCACGGCCGCGTACCGGGGGCTGAAGCGGCTGGCCGGCCAGCTCGGCGCGGCCGGTGTGACGGATGACGGCCCCGGGACGCTGGGGGAATCGACATGA
- a CDS encoding RNA polymerase sigma factor, whose translation MLGDDAELTTAVLAAQDGDETAFRTVYRSVHPRLLGYVRTLVGDPDAEDVASEAWLQIARDLDRFSGDADRFRGWAARIARNRALDHIRMRGRRPAIGGDETELTGKAAESDTAGEAIEALATDGTLSLIARLPQDQAEAVVLRVVVGLDAKTAAQTLGKRPGAVRTAAHRGLKRLAELLGDDPESAGVLDALPPQREPRRRAVTSASVTHLRTRTQKDV comes from the coding sequence GTGCTGGGGGACGACGCGGAGCTGACCACCGCGGTGCTTGCGGCGCAGGACGGGGACGAGACCGCGTTCCGTACTGTGTACCGCTCCGTGCACCCGCGGCTGCTCGGATACGTGCGGACGCTGGTGGGCGACCCGGACGCCGAGGACGTCGCCTCCGAGGCGTGGCTCCAGATAGCGCGCGACCTGGACCGGTTCAGCGGTGACGCCGACCGGTTCCGCGGCTGGGCCGCGCGGATAGCGCGCAACCGGGCGCTCGACCACATCAGGATGCGCGGACGCCGCCCCGCGATCGGCGGCGACGAGACGGAGCTGACCGGGAAGGCCGCCGAGTCCGACACGGCCGGCGAGGCCATCGAGGCCCTGGCCACCGACGGCACCCTCTCCCTCATCGCCCGGCTGCCCCAGGACCAGGCCGAGGCCGTCGTGCTGCGCGTGGTCGTGGGACTCGACGCCAAGACGGCCGCGCAGACGCTGGGCAAGCGCCCGGGCGCCGTACGGACCGCGGCGCACCGGGGCCTGAAGCGCCTCGCCGAACTGCTCGGCGACGATCCGGAATCGGCCGGGGTGCTCGACGCCCTGCCGCCGCAGCGAGAGCCGCGCCGCCGCGCGGTGACGTCCGCGAGTGTGACGCATCTGCGTACGCGGACGCAGAAGGATGTGTGA